The following are encoded together in the Desulfobacterales bacterium genome:
- a CDS encoding ABC transporter ATP-binding protein produces the protein MSPDQTHTHPLLDVKSLVVEFAIDGGLIIQAVSDVSFTIDNGETLGLVGESGCGKSTLARAIVQLQKPTAGKIWFDGAQLAGGNDAHLRRIRPRLQMIFQDAAASLNPARRVGRTISEPLRASGQTHRRNRRDIVCALMQDVGLDPDQIYDRRPFELSVGQCQRISIARALVTNPQLLVCDEPVSSLDVSVQAQILNLLERIKARHKLTMLFISHDLAVVKHICDRVAVMYLGKLCEIADAEDLYQSPRHPYTAALLESVPEIPAGRIQRKITLRGVEMPSPVAPPSGCRFRTRCPGAKQRCTDIEPVLVDITPGRQVACHYPLEA, from the coding sequence ATGAGCCCCGATCAAACACATACCCATCCCCTGCTGGACGTCAAAAGCCTGGTGGTCGAATTTGCCATCGACGGCGGTTTAATAATTCAGGCCGTCTCAGATGTCAGCTTCACCATCGACAACGGCGAGACCCTGGGGTTGGTCGGTGAATCCGGCTGCGGCAAATCCACGCTGGCCAGGGCCATTGTACAGCTTCAAAAACCGACTGCCGGTAAGATCTGGTTTGATGGGGCGCAACTAGCGGGCGGCAACGATGCGCATCTGCGTAGGATCAGACCACGCCTTCAGATGATATTTCAGGATGCGGCTGCGTCTTTGAACCCTGCCCGCAGGGTGGGCCGCACCATTTCCGAACCGCTGAGGGCATCCGGTCAGACCCATCGCCGCAACCGCAGGGATATCGTCTGTGCATTGATGCAGGATGTTGGTTTGGATCCGGATCAAATCTATGACCGGCGACCCTTCGAACTTTCAGTGGGTCAATGCCAGCGCATCAGCATTGCCCGGGCGCTGGTGACGAACCCACAGCTTTTGGTTTGCGATGAGCCTGTCAGCTCGTTGGATGTGTCGGTCCAGGCCCAGATCCTGAACTTACTGGAGCGTATAAAAGCGCGCCACAAGTTGACCATGCTGTTTATATCCCACGATCTGGCCGTGGTAAAACACATCTGCGACCGGGTGGCGGTCATGTATTTGGGCAAACTGTGCGAGATTGCTGATGCTGAAGACCTGTATCAATCACCCCGGCATCCATACACGGCAGCTCTATTGGAATCGGTTCCCGAAATTCCGGCTGGCCGGATCCAAAGGAAAATTACGCTGCGAGGTGTTGAAATGCCATCGCCTGTTGCCCCCCCTTCCGGTTGCCGATTTCGCACCCGCTGCCCGGGGGCAAAACAGCGCTGCACGGATATTGAGCCGGTATTGGTAGACATAACACCGGGACGCCAGGTGGCCTGTCATTACCCATTGGAAGCTTAG
- a CDS encoding ABC transporter ATP-binding protein, producing the protein MIAKPHIKPLLAVENLQTLMPTPDGLVHAVDGVSFALEPGKTLGVVGESGCGKTMMARSVMGLLPRNAIMPPETRIEFLGENLVGLAGPQMRQILGKDIAMIFQDPMLSLNPVIKVGKQISEVLTHHLQMDRQAARDRAVELLEKVGIPMAERRFSHYPHQLSGGLRQRVAIAIALACEPQLLIADEPTTALDVTVQTDILDLLAMLQQDQQMAMILISHDLGVVAGRTHDTAVMYAGKIVEQAATTELFEHTAMPYTRALMDAMPRLTDPPHTTLQAIGGHPPDLFAPAGGCRFAPRCSQAKARCRQQEPALRNIAGKNHQFACWYPLETK; encoded by the coding sequence ATGATCGCAAAACCCCACATCAAACCACTTCTGGCCGTCGAGAACCTGCAGACACTGATGCCGACACCTGATGGTTTGGTGCATGCCGTCGATGGGGTTTCATTTGCGCTTGAGCCCGGAAAAACGCTGGGTGTGGTCGGTGAATCCGGCTGCGGCAAGACCATGATGGCACGCTCTGTGATGGGTTTATTGCCGCGTAATGCAATCATGCCGCCGGAAACCCGCATTGAATTTTTGGGAGAAAACCTGGTTGGTCTGGCAGGTCCGCAAATGCGGCAAATCCTGGGCAAAGACATTGCCATGATCTTCCAGGACCCCATGTTATCCTTGAATCCGGTCATAAAAGTGGGCAAACAGATTAGCGAAGTGTTAACCCACCATCTGCAAATGGATAGACAGGCCGCCCGGGATCGTGCCGTAGAACTTCTGGAGAAAGTCGGCATCCCCATGGCCGAGCGCCGTTTCAGCCACTACCCCCATCAGCTCTCCGGGGGACTGCGCCAGCGGGTGGCCATCGCCATCGCCCTTGCCTGTGAACCGCAGCTGCTGATTGCAGATGAACCCACCACGGCGCTGGATGTAACCGTTCAGACCGACATTCTGGACCTGCTGGCCATGCTCCAACAAGATCAGCAGATGGCCATGATACTCATTTCCCATGACCTGGGTGTGGTGGCCGGCCGAACCCACGATACAGCCGTTATGTACGCCGGCAAGATCGTTGAGCAGGCCGCAACCACTGAGCTTTTTGAACATACTGCCATGCCGTATACCCGGGCTTTAATGGATGCCATGCCGCGCCTGACAGACCCTCCGCACACCACACTTCAGGCCATAGGCGGGCATCCCCCCGATCTGTTCGCTCCAGCAGGTGGGTGTCGCTTTGCGCCACGCTGCTCCCAGGCAAAAGCCCGTTGCCGGCAGCAGGAACCGGCGTTGAGAAATATTGCCGGAAAAAACCACCAGTTTGCATGCTGGTATCCATTGGAAACCAAATGA
- a CDS encoding ABC transporter permease, which produces MSVNAVKTRPGRTFWLAVIWLAIVVAAATTAGWWAVPAFDTMDWDHPAATPGTRSDSASLQNAVKPEKETYTYWLGTDTMGRDVTSRLIYGARVSLTVGLLSPVIGFLLGGILGCLAGYFRGRLEAAIVAAMDVILAFPGIVLLLAISFYLGPSLRNLVIALGFLTIPAFSRVARAKTLTLRDLEFVQAARLSGAGNFTILAREIIPNVIAPMAAYALLVVSFMIMAEGALSFLGLGVPAPTPSWGGMIAEGREVLEEAPHVSMIPAGVMFLTVMAFNLIGDSLRSQAEKRTSQL; this is translated from the coding sequence ATGTCGGTTAATGCTGTTAAAACGCGCCCGGGCAGGACCTTCTGGCTGGCAGTCATCTGGCTGGCAATTGTCGTTGCAGCGGCCACCACAGCCGGCTGGTGGGCTGTGCCGGCATTTGATACCATGGACTGGGATCATCCCGCGGCAACGCCCGGGACACGCAGCGATAGCGCCTCACTTCAAAATGCGGTCAAACCGGAAAAAGAGACATACACCTACTGGCTGGGAACCGACACCATGGGGCGGGACGTGACCTCCCGTTTGATCTACGGCGCCCGCGTTTCTCTTACGGTGGGATTGCTCTCGCCAGTAATCGGATTTTTGCTAGGTGGCATCCTGGGTTGCCTGGCGGGGTATTTCCGGGGCCGCCTGGAAGCCGCCATTGTCGCTGCTATGGATGTGATCCTGGCTTTTCCGGGAATTGTGCTGCTTTTAGCAATTAGCTTTTACCTGGGGCCAAGCCTGCGCAATTTGGTCATCGCCCTGGGGTTTCTGACGATTCCGGCCTTTAGCCGGGTTGCCCGGGCCAAAACCTTAACCCTGCGCGATCTTGAATTCGTCCAGGCCGCCCGTCTAAGCGGTGCCGGCAACTTCACAATTCTGGCTCGGGAAATCATCCCGAATGTGATCGCGCCCATGGCCGCATACGCGCTGCTGGTGGTGTCCTTTATGATCATGGCCGAAGGTGCGTTAAGCTTTTTAGGTCTGGGGGTACCGGCGCCGACACCCAGCTGGGGCGGCATGATTGCCGAGGGTAGAGAGGTGCTCGAAGAAGCGCCCCATGTGAGCATGATTCCCGCTGGTGTTATGTTTCTGACGGTTATGGCCTTTAATCTGATCGGAGACAGTTTGCGCAGTCAGGCTGAAAAGAGAACGAGTCAATTATGA